From Rhodococcus sp. B7740, one genomic window encodes:
- a CDS encoding HNH endonuclease signature motif containing protein yields the protein MIDMVDAGSEAGRIETKEIETEICALAGRIAAASAQYLILVGEFDARRGWAGWEVRSCAHWLSWRAGVDLHTAREQVRVAKAMRELPLITSAYLSGTISYSKVRAMTRVATAENEASLLQKALDAPAAHIERLCRGLKKAMRPTKGNGVDLDPCAGRWRWDEDDGSLVLTARFRPEDGKRFLAALTRAEYERTRTDGESEGDRAAPAPPNPVPAMIAMAEMVCAAMDSPVVSPAAEVLVHIGGVDEAGSDHAHFDDGPGLDDETLAQVLCSAVMRTVGHGRLGRTVRWSSTAKVPSRTQLRQLIIRDRCCTVPGCGRTRFLHAHHVTYRSRGGATSLDNLVLLCGEHHRALHDGYFFIEALGDQRFSFRHPSGTEIIHAPAMSGDADEVRRQYSGIAPDAIVPDWGGEGLDLSYATDVLITNWQRAA from the coding sequence ATGATCGACATGGTCGACGCGGGATCCGAGGCGGGGCGGATCGAGACGAAGGAAATCGAGACCGAAATCTGCGCTCTGGCAGGTCGGATCGCGGCGGCGTCGGCGCAGTATCTGATTCTGGTGGGCGAGTTCGATGCGCGACGCGGATGGGCGGGTTGGGAAGTGCGGTCCTGTGCGCACTGGTTGTCGTGGCGTGCGGGGGTCGATCTGCACACCGCTCGTGAGCAGGTGCGCGTGGCCAAGGCCATGCGAGAGCTGCCGCTGATCACCTCGGCGTATCTGAGCGGCACCATCTCGTACTCGAAGGTGCGCGCGATGACTCGCGTTGCGACGGCCGAGAACGAGGCGTCGTTGCTGCAGAAGGCGCTCGACGCCCCGGCTGCGCACATCGAACGCCTCTGCCGTGGTCTGAAGAAGGCGATGCGTCCGACCAAGGGAAACGGCGTCGACCTCGACCCGTGCGCCGGGCGGTGGCGCTGGGACGAGGACGACGGCTCGCTCGTGCTGACGGCCCGCTTTCGGCCCGAGGACGGTAAGCGGTTTCTCGCTGCATTGACCAGGGCGGAGTACGAGCGCACCAGGACCGACGGAGAATCCGAGGGTGACCGGGCGGCCCCGGCACCGCCCAACCCGGTGCCGGCGATGATTGCCATGGCCGAGATGGTCTGCGCTGCGATGGATTCACCGGTCGTCTCTCCTGCTGCCGAGGTGCTGGTGCACATCGGTGGGGTCGACGAAGCAGGGTCCGACCACGCTCATTTCGACGACGGGCCAGGGCTCGACGACGAAACCCTCGCTCAGGTGCTGTGTTCCGCGGTCATGCGGACCGTCGGCCACGGCCGGCTGGGTAGAACTGTGCGGTGGAGTTCGACGGCGAAAGTCCCGAGCCGAACCCAATTGCGTCAGTTGATCATTCGGGACCGATGCTGCACGGTACCCGGGTGCGGCCGCACCCGATTTCTGCATGCTCACCACGTCACCTATCGCTCACGGGGAGGTGCGACGTCACTCGACAACCTGGTCCTGCTGTGCGGCGAACACCACCGAGCGTTGCACGACGGATATTTCTTCATCGAAGCCCTCGGCGATCAACGCTTCTCGTTTCGACATCCCTCGGGAACCGAGATCATCCACGCTCCCGCGATGTCGGGAGACGCCGACGAAGTCAGGCGACAGTACAGCGGTATCGCACCCGACGCCATCGTTCCGGACTGGGGTGGCGAAGGCCTCGACCTCAGCTACGCGACCGATGTCCTGATCACCAATTGGCAGCGGGCTGCATGA
- a CDS encoding lipase family protein, whose translation MSVDRSLGDEQPWPVERAPSCSDATRPEDDPFYAAPEGYEAVPPGTILKVRPVEVAMFGRVRQRVDAWQLLYRTADLGGFPQASVTTVLRPRNAEPVLLSYQCAIDGVASSCFPSYALRRGSRALGAVPQFEFLLVLHALRRGWTISIPDHEGPDGHWGSPQEPGFCTLDAVRAALSFEPLDLHSSTPVALWGYSGGGLATSWAAEMAPEYAPEIEVVGAALGSPVGDPGSAFTRLNATLHAALPTLVVAGLRRTYPELDRVVREHVNEDGMRILDSVESMTTVRAVRKLARHDLDHYIDVPLADLLALPEIVQVFLDIQPGRTAPTAPLLVVQSVHDQIIAVDDVDGQVDRYIEAGAHVTYLRDRLSEHLSLHPLSAPLTLDWLADRFAGLPVEEPSTRTVWSTAFSFSAVRGLLSLTWTTITALVVGIRA comes from the coding sequence ATGAGCGTCGACAGATCATTGGGGGACGAACAGCCCTGGCCGGTGGAACGAGCACCGAGCTGCAGTGACGCGACCAGGCCCGAGGACGATCCTTTCTATGCAGCGCCCGAGGGATACGAGGCAGTTCCACCCGGGACGATTCTGAAGGTGCGGCCGGTCGAGGTCGCGATGTTCGGTCGCGTACGCCAGCGAGTCGACGCGTGGCAGCTGCTCTATCGCACCGCTGATCTCGGCGGTTTTCCCCAGGCCAGCGTCACGACGGTGTTGCGTCCGCGCAACGCCGAACCGGTTCTGCTGTCGTATCAGTGTGCGATCGACGGCGTCGCGTCCTCGTGTTTCCCGTCGTACGCGCTTCGGCGTGGTTCCCGGGCGTTAGGTGCAGTTCCGCAGTTCGAGTTCCTGCTGGTACTGCATGCCTTGCGCCGTGGGTGGACCATCTCGATCCCGGATCACGAGGGTCCCGACGGACATTGGGGTTCGCCGCAGGAACCCGGGTTCTGCACGCTCGACGCCGTTCGCGCGGCCTTGTCGTTCGAGCCGCTCGACCTGCATTCGAGCACGCCGGTTGCGCTGTGGGGCTACTCGGGCGGCGGACTCGCGACGTCCTGGGCGGCGGAGATGGCACCGGAGTACGCGCCTGAGATAGAGGTGGTCGGTGCCGCTCTCGGCTCACCCGTCGGAGATCCGGGGTCGGCGTTCACCCGGCTCAATGCGACGCTGCACGCAGCGTTGCCAACGCTGGTGGTGGCGGGCCTACGGCGCACCTACCCCGAGCTCGATCGGGTAGTTCGCGAGCACGTCAACGAGGACGGAATGCGCATTCTCGATTCCGTCGAGTCGATGACGACCGTGCGTGCGGTGAGAAAACTGGCTCGACACGACCTGGACCACTACATCGACGTTCCGCTGGCCGATCTGTTGGCGCTGCCCGAGATCGTGCAGGTGTTCCTGGATATCCAGCCGGGACGAACGGCTCCGACGGCTCCGTTGCTGGTCGTCCAGTCGGTGCACGATCAGATCATCGCCGTCGACGACGTGGACGGGCAGGTGGATCGGTACATCGAGGCCGGTGCGCACGTGACCTATCTACGGGATCGGCTGAGCGAACACCTGTCGCTGCACCCGCTCAGTGCGCCACTCACGCTGGATTGGCTGGCCGATCGATTCGCCGGACTTCCGGTCGAGGAACCGTCGACGCGTACGGTGTGGTCCACGGCGTTCTCGTTCTCGGCGGTGCGTGGATTGTTGTCGCTGACCTGGACGACCATCACAGCGTTGGTCGTCGGCATCCGGGCGTAG